A region of the Limibacillus halophilus genome:
AAAGATTGGGAGCACGAACGAGGAAGCTCGGCGTCTTGCCGAGGAGGGCGCTGAAGAGGGCACATTGGTTTGGGCTCTTGAGCAGACTGCCGGGCGCGGGCGACAGGGTCGAAACTGGCAGAGCCCTCCTGGGAATCTGTATTTTTCAATTATCCTGAGACCGGACCGCCCGCTACGGGAGGCATCGCAACTTGGTTTTGCAGCCTCTCTCGCCATGGGCGATGCCATCGGTTCCGTAGCTCCACCACTGATCGAAATCACCTACAAATGGCCGAATGACATTCTGGCGAATGGTCGGAAGCTTGCGGGTATGTTGATGGAAGGCAAGGGCGATGCGGATGGCTACCTGGAATGGATGGTTCTGGGGATGGGGGTGAACATCAGCTCTTTTCCGAAGGACACGGAATTTCCCGCGACCGGGCTGCGGTTCGAGGGTGCTGATTCCTCCCTGACCGAGGTGGTTTTGCTGGAACGCTTTACACGGCATTTCATGTCGTGGGTGAACCGCTGGCTAGAGGACGGCTTTGCGCCTCTTAGGAAAACCTGGCTACTGCACGCGCATGGGCTGGGCCAGGATATTCGTGTGCGTTTACCAAATGAAGTCACCACTGGTTTGTTTGAAGACCTTGATGAGGAGGGTCGCCTGATCG
Encoded here:
- a CDS encoding biotin--[acetyl-CoA-carboxylase] ligase, whose amino-acid sequence is MSDAPETPKLAPAFRLVALEKIGSTNEEARRLAEEGAEEGTLVWALEQTAGRGRQGRNWQSPPGNLYFSIILRPDRPLREASQLGFAASLAMGDAIGSVAPPLIEITYKWPNDILANGRKLAGMLMEGKGDADGYLEWMVLGMGVNISSFPKDTEFPATGLRFEGADSSLTEVVLLERFTRHFMSWVNRWLEDGFAPLRKTWLLHAHGLGQDIRVRLPNEVTTGLFEDLDEEGRLIVRMADNSTRRISVGDVFFGSSENPEISGEGVRG